The DNA window CAAAAATAATTTAATAATAGATACGCAACAGTTAATTTACCAAAAAAAAACCGCGCAAAATTGCAGCGGTTTACTTTCACTAAAAAATACTCACAAATAAGTTCATTTAGTTCTTTTCGAACTTATTTCTTTTTTTTCTTTGCTTTCTTTTTCGCTGCCAAGGCGGATCAACCTCCTTTCATTTAACTACAATTATATTAGACGTAAAAAAATGTTTTGTCAAGAGAAAAATGCTTTTATTGAACAATTTTTTTTATTATTTCAAATAAAAATTTTTGCTCATTTTTTACTTATTTAGCTTAAAACCCTTACCGAATAAGGAAATGCGGGCATTCACATTTCTAAAAAAACTTTCAATAAAATAATTTATAAAATATTTTTTTGATTTTTTTTATTTGTTACGTTTTTCATGTATATTTTAATTTAATTTTCAAAATGTTATTATAAGCTGGGATGATAGAGAATATTTGTATAGAAATGTTTATGGAAGAATCGGATACATAACAAATAGAGCGCGCGATTTGAAGTGCAAAATATCGCGTTAAAATTTGTTTAGTTCGCGCAATTGTACACTATTCTCAATATAGGAAATACCGAACTTAAATTAATATGCTTTAATTTTAACTATACCATGAGCGCAGCTAATATTCCAACGAGAACCCAGCGAACTATTGATAGAAAAAGAAAGGCAAGAACAGGTGAAAAATCGAACATATAAATTTGTAAAGGAACTATTCGTCGGATGAATTGAAGAAAAGGGTCGGTCAGTTTATATATCCATTGTATCAATGGATTCCACAGATTTGGGTTTGTCCATGATAAAATTATCCGTGCGAATAAAATTACTACATAAATATCATACGCGAGATTAATTACCCAAATGAGGATTGGGACTAGATTCATAATCTAATCTCTCTTCTTTCCCTAACGGACCGATGAACCGCTTCAATGATTTTAGTAACATATACTGCTTCTTCTAATTTAACGAGCGGTTCCGTTCCTAAGCGGATATTATCAATAAACGAATCAAGCATTTCGCGACCGGAGCCAAACGGTTTTCGATGTATTGGGCGAGCAACAATGCCTGGATGGGTATATGTATCCGTCATTTTATGTATCATCTGGTCTCGCAAATCAATTGAAATTGCGCCTTTGGTTCCCACCAATTCATAGCGAAAATCATATAGTAACGGCATACTTTCCGGATAAATCCAACAGGAACGAAATGTTCCTGCTGTTCCATCAGTAAATTTCAGTGTTGCGATTAACCAGTCGAAGGTATCAATTCCTAATTGTTTTAAAACATTTTTTTGTCCCACAGCATATACTGAAGAAACTTTTTTCTCGGTTAACCATATTGCCATATCTACACAATGCGATAATAGAAACCAACCAGGTGTAGTGAATTTCGCCCAGCTCAACATTTTCGTTGGGACCCAAATGGTATCATTAAGACAACAATCAATATTGGTTATGGTACCCAGTTCACCTCGTTCGATGCTTTCCTTGGTTTCGACATACGGAGCGTTCCAACGATTTCCAAACAATACTAAACATTTGAGGTTCGCTCGTGTAACCGTATTCGCAATTAATTCTGCTTCACGTACCGAAGTAGCTAATGGCTTTTCAATGGCTAAATGTAATCCTTTTCTTACGACTGCTAGTGATGGAGCGTAATGCAGATGGTCTGGAGTAGCAACGATTACCATATCGAGTTTTTCTTTTTTTAACATCTCGGTATAATCTGCATAAGTAGCAATATTCAATTTCTTTGCAAGCATTCTCGTTTTATTATTTATTTCTGCTACTGCAATTAATTCCGCATATGCATTATGTTGAATAATATCAGCAAATGTTTTCCCGCGAAAACCGTATCCGATAATCGCTACACGAACCATAAATAATTCTCCTTGTATATTTTAATATCTTATTGATATCTTTGTAATGCTAATATCAATGGAGGACAACTATTATTATCATTATGCTGGTGCCGAAGCGGGGAGTTGAACCCCGACGAGGTTGCCCTCACTAGAACCTGAATCTAGCGCGTCTGCCATTTCCGCCACTCCGGCACATAATTACTTGGAAAAGGTTACCTTGTGGCAAGATACTTTATCTTAATTATATCTATTAAAATACCAGACAGACAACCTTAATGTCAAGCCTAGTGTGGAGATTTTATATAAACATCCTATTCTACGTTATATTCTGAAATTCGGACTTTGCGCATACTCAGTAAGGAACTAGGTTAACTGTCTATAAATAATCTATCAACTCAGTAATCACCACATAAAAATTAATTGGGTTATATTTTATTTCTTTTATATTGACAAGTTCTGCAATTTTAACGTATTGTATGATACAATAGCTTTGTGAGTGAAGGGGTAAAATTTGAACGGATAATCACTGAAAATCGACGTGCGCGATACGAATATCAAATCCTTGAAACAATAGAATGTGGTATCGCTTTATTCGGTAGCGAAGTGAAATCTATTCGGAATGGAGCGGTTAGTTTAAACGACGGCTATGTAATGATAAAAAATAACGAAGCGTTTTTATTTAATGTCCATATTGCTCCATATAATGCAGCGAGCCGATTTAATCCGGATCCGCGCCGAACAAGAAAATTGCTATTGCATAAAAAAGAGATTCATCGTCTTTTGGGAAAGCAAACAGCAGGGAAATTAACCATTATCCCCTTGCGCATTTATCTCAAATCAGGTAAAATAAAAATAGAAATAGCTTTGGTTAAAGGAAAAAAGTTATACGATAAACGAGCGGCAATTAAACAGCGTGAATTAAACCGCGAAAAACAAAACATACTTCGGTTAATACGATAGCCATTATTTAACCCATACCATTAAGACGGGGGTGAACTGGGTTCGACAGTAATCGAGGGCGGATAAATGGCGTGTCGAGTTTTCTCCCAGCTCGATAAAACGGGAGAAACAAATAGTCGCAAATCAAGAACTCGCATTAGCTGCCTAATTGCGTAGCTACGTCTGACAAAGTTTCCCTATCAGCTTTGTTAAGGCGTCATCAAGATAGGGGTAGCAATTAATCTTTGCTAGATGGATTAATTGCGAATTGATAATCTAGCTAGCAACAATCACACCCGTCTGAGGTAACGATTGTTGTGAATTTAAAAATCAGACTACACACGTAGACATTTACCGTACTGATTATTGGACGCGGGTTCAATTCCCGCCACCTCCACCAAAATTAAATGGAATTACAACCATAAAGCTGCATTTAATAAATTGATATAAAAATAATGGAGTGTAAATGGCAAATAATATTGACCAAAATAAATTAGTCCAATTATTGCTCGAGCAAAAACTGCTTAATAAACGACAATTGAAAAATGCGCTGACAGAACAGCAAAAAACTGGGAAAAGTTTATCCCAAATACTATTGGACGCGAAATTGGTTACAAGAGGTATATTAGCTGACCTTGAAGCACAAGCTATGGGCGTCGAACAGATTCATTTAACTGAACAACCACTTGACCCAGCAATTCTAACCTTAATTTCCCGCAGAATTGCTGAGCAATATCGTGCTGTTCCGGTTCGTTTATCCGGAGATGAATTAGTTGTCGCGATGGAAAATCCGTATGATGTTTTGGCAATTGATGATATCAAACTACATACCAATAAAATTATCAAACCAGTGTTATGTTCGAGTAAAGATATCGAATATGCCTTAAAACAATATCCTGATGATGGAACAGCGGTTCCTTTAATTGTAACTCGTCATTCGAAAATAACGCAGGTTATTGCGAATCTGATTTTTCTATTGTTGATGTTTACCCCATTATTATTATTAATCTGGTTAATATACGCTTCTACCGATATTGCTAAATGGATATCAAATTATGAACATCTATTTATCGTATTACTCTGGTGGGGTTTCTATAGTATCATTTTATATTGGGGCTATGGAATTTTCTTTGAGGAACAAACCAAAACATCGAAAACAACAAAATCAAACGAGACGTAAACTAATAATATAGTATACCGAATATTTAGCTATATCCATAGGAAAGAAACCAGATCTACTCTCTCCTTGCCTCTTCACACTAAATCAATTTTTATGTATGTTACCACAACGTTTTTTTAAACAAGATTGGTTTATTATTCGATATCGGCTCATCCTGACCCTTGGTTTACTATTTATTCTTCTATTAGTCTTTCGTTTGTTTCAATTACAAATTTGGTTAGGAAAAGAATATCAGGCTCGTTCAGAAAACAATCGTGTCAAGTTAATTAAAACTGGAGCAGCGCGTGGGATAATTTTTGACCAGCATGGAAAACCATTAGCGACAAATCGTCGTGTGTTCTCAGTATTTGTTGATACCTCAGGAGTTGATGTAAAACTAATTCAAAACTCTATCTTTCGCTTAGCAAAAATTCTCAAAATTCATCCAGATGCGATTTTCTCCCAAATACTTACGAGTAAACATCAATTAACTCGAAAACCACAAAAAGTAGCTGAAGATGTGGATTTCCCAACAATTACGGCGATACGCGAACAAGCGATTGATTTGCCCGGCGTATATGTCAAAGATGAATTTCGTCGATTTTATGTTGAGCATAATGTAGCCGCACATGTACTCGGATATCTCGGCAAAATGAGCGATGAAGAATTATCTGCACTAGAATATGAAACCTATGAAGGAGACGAATATGTCGGCAAAATGGGGCTTGAAAAAGTTTATGAACCGATTCTCCATGGTACCAGCGGTGGCTGGGCAATCGAGGTTGATGTTTATGGGAACAAACGCCGTGAATTAGGAAACGTTGAATCAATTGCTGGAAATAGTTTAGTATTAAATCTCGATTTAAACTTGCAGAAAAAAGCAAACGAATTATTAACAGATAAAAAGGGAACAATTATTGCTATGGACCCGAATACCGGCGCTATTTTGGCTATGGTTAGCAAACCTGACTTTGATCCCAATCAGTTGTCGGGTATCGTTCCTGAGCATGTATGGAATAAGATTAGATTTGATCCAGATAGTCCACTACAAAATCGAGGAATTAAAGGTCTCTATCCGCCCGGTTCTATATTTAAAATTATTACAGCATTAGCCGCATTAGAAAAAAAAGTTATTGAACCAACAACGGTTATCAATTGTCCAGGAAAGATGTACTTAGGAAATTGGGAGTTTAAATGCTGGAAAAAAGAAGGACATCATGCTATCAACCTTTTATCCGCAATAACTTATTCCTGTAATGTATATTTCTACCAAATAGCATTGCGAACCGATATCGAACCACTGGAACAGCTTGCCTATGCTTTTGGATTGGGAATGCCAACCGGAATTGATTTGCCCGGTGAACAAAAAGGATTGGTTCCTTCCCGTGCAGTTAAGAAAAAAATGTTAAAACAAGGCTGGTATCCCGGAGATACCGCGCAAACCGGAATTGGACAAGGACTGCTTTGGGTAACGCCTCTGCAGATGTTAAATGTTGTTTGTTGTGTCGCTAATGGTGGAACCGTTTATAAACCATATATTGTTCGCACCATTGAGACAAACGATGGAAAAGTTATTCGCCAATTTAGCCCGCAAAAAATCCGACAATTAGAAGTATCACCGGAACATATTAAAGTGATCCAAAAGGGCATGTGGGGTGTAGTCAATGCTCCGGGAGGGACCGGTGCACTAGCTCGATTACCGAAAATCGAACTCGCTGGGAAAACGGGCACAGCACAAAATCCACATGGAAAAACACATGCCTGGTTTTGTGGTTATGGTCCGTTTGAAAAACCAGAAATAGCTATCATTGTTTTGGTTGAGGAAGGCGGATTTGGAGGGACAACAGCTGCCCCGTTAGCAAAACAATTATTTGAAGCGTATTTTAATACCGAATTAGAATCAAAAACCAGAACATAATCCCGCCTATAACTATGTTTATCTCCACAAGTGCTACATAAAATAATTATACAAGTTTAAAGAACGAAGTTTGAGACGACCTTCAACCAGAGAACCAATTTGTTCTGCTATTTTTTGACAAAATATAGCGGTTTTCTGTATACTTATTTTTAATTTAATCAAGGAGGATGGTTACATGAAACCACAGGTATGGCTTATGAAAATTTTCGTAGCAGCAATTATTGCGAGCTTAGCATTAATGGGTTTCGTTTATTCGCAAGAGAAATCCAGTGATAGTGCAGCGGTGAAAAAGAAATTAGCGGTGATTGATTTTGCCGCAATCGGCAGCGGAATTGATAAAGAACTAGGCAAAGCCATTGCTGAATTAATGCGTAGTTGTTTTATTGATACTGGAAAATACATCGTTATAGATAAAAACAGCATTGATAAAACCATACAGGAAAAGAAAATCACCGCTTCTGAACAAACTGGATTAGACATGGGAAAGTTGCTCAATTCTGATTATGTAGTTGATGGAAGCATCGTAAAAATAGGCACTTCATATATTCTCACTGCAAAACTAGCTGACGTAAAATCTGGTGAGGTACTTCGCGGGAAAAACCTAGTGGGAAAAAGCGATGACCAATTACCGGATATGGCAAAACAAATGGTTGGTTTGTTAATTGCCTCAGGTGAACCATATGCTACAAATACTACGGTAACTGTTATCACTACCGTTTCAACCACAACTACTATCACTGTATTGAAGTGAGATAAACAATTAAACAAACTGCTAACAAACAACAACACGATACCGAAATAAAAATTCATGAGACCATTATTAGTGAAAAGGAAATATCAAATATACCCTGAAACCGAACAATAATGTTAAGAATAACCTTATAATTGTCTCAAGGTGAAATTTAATTCCAATATGAATACCTTCCAAATTAAAGAGTTGGCTACCAAGTATATTATGAATACTTATGGGGAGCGTGACTTGGCTATAGTCAAAGGACAGGGAGCTATATGTTGGGATGCCGATGGAAAGGAATATCTTGATTTCGTTGGTGGAATAGCAGTTAACATCCTGGGACATTGCCATCCAGCGGTAACCCAAGCGGTTAAATCGCAACTCGATACTCTTATCCACGTATCCAACCTTTATTATATCGAACCACAGGTTAAACTTGCTGAACTCCTGTGCAATCTTTCATTTGGAGAAAAATGCTTCTTTTGCAATAGTGGTGCGGAAGCAAATGAAACCGCAATCAAATTAGCCCGTAAATATGCAAAATTAACGTTTGGCTCCAATAAGTTTGAAATTATTACGATGCTCGGTTCATTTCATGGAAGAACCTTAGCGGCCATTACGGCTACAGGCCAACCAAAATATCAACAGGGATTTGAACCACTAGTACCCGGGTTTGTGTATGCAACTTTTAACGATTTAGATAGCGTAAAACAGAAAATTAACGAATATACCTGCGCGATTATGGTTGAACCGATTCAAGGTGAAAGTGGAATACATCCTGCAACTTCTGAATTTCTTGCAGGATTACGAGAGCTGTGTAACCGATATAATTTACTGTTGATCTACGATGAAGTCCAATGTGGATTAGCACGAACTGGAAAATTGTTTGCGTATGAACTCTATAATATCCCGCCGGATATAATGACACTTGCAAAAGGTCTTGGCGGCGGTGTCCCGATTGGCGCAACTATTACTACGAACAAAATCGCCAATGCTTTTTCTCCTGGAAATCATGCATCAACTTTCGGCGGAAATCCATTATCTACTGCTGCAGCTTTGGCTACGCTCCAAACCATTCAAACAGAACGATTATGGGAAAATGCAGCACAATTCGGTGCATATTTCTATTCAAAACTAGAAGACTTACAAAAGAAATATTCTTTTATAACCGCAGTCCGGGGAAAAGGATTGATGCTCGGCATTCAGCTTGACCGTGCAGGAAAACCGTTTGTAGCTAAATGCGCAGAAAAAGGATTGTTGATTAATTGTGTAGCAGATAACGTGCTTCGTTTTTTACCACCACTAATTATTCAAAAGAATCATATCGATTCAGCAATCCAGATTCTTGAACAAGTATTTGCGGAGGTAAAATAAAAAACAATTATTTTATGAAACGAGACTTAATTTCAATCAATGATCTATCGGCATCGGAAATTGAACAAATTATTTCAACAACGACAGAGTTAAAAAAACAGTATAAATCAGGTAAAACTATCCAACCATTAATTGGAAAAACATTGGGGATGATTTTTCATAAACCTAGTGCGCGAACTCGGATTTCATTTGAGGTTGGAATGTATCAACTCGGTGGACATTGCGTGGTTCTATCCGAAAAAGAAATCGGAATGGGTACAAGGGAGGCGGTCGAAGACTTAGCGAAATTATTCTCACGATACCTTGATGCAGTCATGATTCGAACGTTCAGTCATGAATTGGTTGTAAAACTTGCCCAGCAGTCAACGATTCCCATTATCAATGGATTAACTGATTTTAGTCATCCTTGTCAAATTCTATCTGACCTCGTGAGTATTGTTGAAAAAAAGGGAACGATTAAAGGATTAAAAATTGCCTATATTGGCGATGGAAATAATGTTTGTAATTCCTGGTTATTTGCTGCGGGAAAACTCGGATTAGAACTAGCGGTTGCTTCGCCGGAAGGATATTTGCCGCATCCAGATGTAGTCAAAATCGCGCAGGGATATCCCACGGGAAATAAAATCAGTATATATACTAACCCAGAAGAAGCTATTAAAAACGCTGACATCGTTTACACTGATGTCTGGGCAAGTATGGGACAGGAAAAGGAGCACCATCATCGTTTAGAAATATTTAAACCTTTCCAAATTAATGAAGCATTAATGAAACATGCTAAACCGGATGCATTGATTATGCATTGTTTACCAGCGCATCGCGGTGAAGAAATAACCGATGCTGTGATTGATGGCCCAAATTCAATCGTTTTTGATCAAGCAGAAAATAGATTGCATACGCAAAAAGCTATTCTCTGCTGGCTTATAAAACCTAATGACTTTAGGTAGAATGTTAATTAATCGTTATGGATAGCAGAACCGCATCACTTGATTTTTATTGAATGAAACGTTTTTATGTCAGAAAAAAAACCTAAATCTCCAACCGTTGAAATAGACGGAATTACTTATTTACGTATACCAATTAAAACGCATATTATTACCTCTCAAGATGAGATGACTGATGTTGTCGCTAAATATACTGCGGGTCTAATCCAGCCGGGAGATATTGTAGTGATGAGTGAAAGTGTGGTAGCGATATCGCAAGGACGAGCAATTCCAGTTGATCAAATTCATCCAGGATTGATTGCACGAATCTTATGGCGGTTTGTGCGGAAAGTATCGTATGGCATAGGATTACGAAGTCCTGAAAGTATGCAATGTGCCGTTGATGAAGTCGGACGAGTTCGGATACTTTTTGCCGCGGTTATCGGTGCGCTCGGTAAATTGATTGGACGTCGTGGTGATTTCTATCGGATTGCAGGAATGCAAGCTGCAACAATTGATGCAGCGTTTACCACGCCGATTGAACCATATCATCGCTGTGTGATTAAAGGACCAAAAGACCCGGAAAGTGTTTGTCGTAAAATAAAAGATAAACTGGGCGTCGATGCAGCAATAGTTGATGTAAACGATATCGGCGGCTCTTGGGTACTCGGCGCAACCGAAGGAGTGAATAGACCATTATTAGAAAAAATTATGAAGGATAATCCTCTGGGACAGTCCGACGAACAAACACCAATCGGAATCATTAGAAAAATTCAAAATAACTTGCCAGATGAGATAAACAGTTAAAGATCCCTTATATTCGTATATTAGGTCAATTCAGTGGTAATTAGTGTTTAGGTTTAATATCTATCCATATTTTGGGTTAACATTATAGCGTTTTCGGAATAAACTGGTATTTACAAAGGTGGACTTGTTATGCCGAAGAAAAAATCTGATATTATTTTATCTACAGAAATCCAAGCTACTCTAGAAAAACTGTATGCGGCAAAACAAGAGCTTGAACGAAAAGTTCAGACGCTATATCGAGTTAATGATTTTATGGCGTCAGTGACCGATCTCAAGAAGCTTTTAACATTAATTATGGAAGAAAGCAAAGATATTGTTGAGGCAGAAGCGAGTTCTTTACTTCTCTATGACGCCAAGACTGATGAACTATATTTCGATGTTGCTAAAGGTGGAAAAGAAGAGGAAATAAAACAAATTCGGTTACGTATGGGCGAAGGGATTGCTGGTACGGTTGCAAAAACAAGAAAAGAATTAGTGGTCAATGATGTCAAAAAAGATAAACGATTTGCCCAGCGAGTTGATAAAGCTACTAAATTTGAGACGCGCAATATCCTTGCAGTACCGATGATTCGTAAAGATCGGCTTATTGGTGTCGTTGAAGCGATTAATAAAAAGAACCAGGGACAGTTTACCGATAAAGATACAGCGATTTTGCGGGTTCTCGCCGATTTAGCTGCTATTGCTATCGAAAATGCGCAACTCTACGCTGCAAAAGTACATGCAGAACGGCTTGCGGCAATGGGTGAAGCGGTTGCGGGGTTAGCTCACTACATTAAAAACGTTCTTTCCGGAGTAAAAGGTGGAATGGAATTGGTGGAAACCGCGATTAAAAATCACAATCAGCAATTATTAGAAGAGAGCTGGACTATTCTCAAAAACAGTAATATGAAAATCGCGAAACTTATTGCTGATATGCTTAACTATTCTAAAGACCGTAAACCGGAATATAAACTTTGCTCTCTAAATAAAATTATTGAAGATACGTTAATGACCACACAGAAGAAAGCAAAAGAACGAAATGTTATACTTCAAACGCAGTTAGACCCGAATATGCCGGCGCAAGTCTGTGTTGACCCAACTGGTATAAATGATATTCTTTTAAATCTTATTTTTAATGCGGTTGATGCTATCGATCACGGTCATGGTAAAATAACTATCAGTTCTAAATATGACACTACAACGGACCAAATTCAATTATCGGTTACTGATAACGGAACTGGAATACCGCCTCATATTGTCTCGCGGATTTTCGACCCTTTTTTTAGCACCAAAGGGTCTGGAGGAACTGGACTCGGACTTGCGGTAACCCAGAAAATCGTTAACGAACATAACGGAACTATTTCTGTAAAGTCAGTACTAAATAAGGGGACAACATTCACCATTACGATACCAGCAAAACGAACTTAAATTTATACCTATTCCATTGTTTATAACTATTCTATAGAGGAAATAAGGTAAAAAAAAAAGCGATGAAATTAACGAATAATCCCATCGCTTTTATAAATCCTACCCGAGCATTAAAATTTATTAATCACCGGTAATTCAGCTAGCGCTTTATCTACCATTTCTTTTGAATATTCAAAATCTTCAAGTTGACCAGCAAGGAATTTATCATATGCACCTAAATCGAAATGACCATGCCCACTGAAATTGAATACGATAACCTTCTTTTCACCAGTTTCACGACATTTAATTGCTTCATCAATTGCTACACGAATAGCGTGCGATGTTTCAGGCGCCGGTAGGATTCCTTCAGTTTGTGCGAATAATTTTGCTGCTTCGAAAACCGGAATTTGTTTCACCGCCACTGCTTCAATAACCCTCTCTTTAACCAACGCGCAGAGTAACGGTGCATCGCCATGATACCGCAATCCGCCTGCATGGATACCTGGCGGAACAAAACTATGCCCGAGCGTATACATCTTGAGTAGCGGAGTCATCATTGCTGTATCTCCAAAATCATATCGATATTGCCCTTTGGTTAATGAAGGACATGCGGTAGGTTCAACAGCAATAAATCGGATATCTGATTTCCCATCAAGTTTGTCTTTCACAAACGGAAAAACAAATCCTGCAAAATTACTTCCTCCGCCAACACATCCGATTAGAATATCCGGCTTTTCATTAACGAGCGCAAGTTGTTTTTTCGTTTCCAAACCGATAATAGTCTGATGCAGGAGAACGTGGTTTAATACGCTACCGAGCGAATATTTTGTATCTTCATGGGTCGCAGCATCTTCAACCGCTTCAGAAATTGCTATCCCTAAACTACCAGGACTATCCGGATTTTTTGCTAAGATACTTCGTCCAGCATTAGTCAAATTTGTGGGTGAAGCAAATACTTCTGCACCCCAAGTATGCATTAATGACCGACGATATGGTTTCTGTTCATAACTCACTTTAACCATATACACCGTACATTTCAAACCAAATAAACAACAGGCAAACGCTAAAGCACTGCCCCACTGTCCTGCACCGGTTTCGGTAGCAATTCGCTTAACGCCCTCTTGTTTATTATAATACGCTTGTGCAACAGCAGTATTCGGTTTATGACTTCCTGGTGGACTAAGACTTTCATTTTTATAGTATATTCGAGCAGGGGTTTTTAACGCTTCTTCCAAACGAAACGCACGATGGAGTGGAGTCGGTCGCCATAGTTTTAATACATCGAGAATATCATCTGGGATTTCTATCCATCGTTCCTGGCTAACCTCTTGTTTAATCAATTCCATCGGAAAGATGGGCGCTAGTGCTTCTGGTCCGATAGGTTCACCGGTAGCAGGATTCAATGGTGGGGGTAGCGGATTCGGTAAATCCGCTTGCATATTATACCACTGTTGTGGCAATTCTTTTTGACTCAATAGAATCCGATATTCATGTATCATTCAAAAAATTCCTCCTAAATTGAGATTACACAGATTCTAACGTTCTGTGAAATGTTTCTGATTATTTCCGCATAATTTTAATTTGACTAAATTTTATACCATATCTGCCGTTTTCCTGCAACAAAAATTTATAAATTGAACTTTTCAAAAAATGTTATTTTCGCTGCTAGCACTTGTAATTGATTTGTGAATATTAATATACCTAGTACAATTAGGAATACTCCTGCTATAATTTCAATGGCGTGCAAATATTTTTTCATCCAGTTGAATACCCCAAAAAATACATTTACCGCGAGTCCTGCGATAAAAAATGGAATCCCTAACCCCAGAGAATAACTAGCAAGCAGTCCGATACCCTGATACACTGTTTCCTGGGTACTCGCATAGACCAAAATTGCGGCTAGAATTGGACCAATGCATGGACTCCAGCCAAACGCAAACGCCATTCCAATTAGCAGTGACCCGATTAGAGTTAACGGTTTTCCTCTGGTTTGAAATCGTTTTTCATATTGAAGAAACTTGATATTAAACAGCCCAGCGGTATGCAATCCAAAAATGATAACAACTACACCAGC is part of the bacterium genome and encodes:
- a CDS encoding cytochrome c biogenesis protein CcdA, producing the protein MQVSLITAFIAGLLSFISPCVLPLVPGYISFISGVSLEEMKRTNDVSNRSRILKKVAINSVLFILGFSIVFILLGATATYIGGFLQSKMNVLSKIAGVVVIIFGLHTAGLFNIKFLQYEKRFQTRGKPLTLIGSLLIGMAFAFGWSPCIGPILAAILVYASTQETVYQGIGLLASYSLGLGIPFFIAGLAVNVFFGVFNWMKKYLHAIEIIAGVFLIVLGILIFTNQLQVLAAKITFFEKFNL
- a CDS encoding TrpB-like pyridoxal phosphate-dependent enzyme translates to MIHEYRILLSQKELPQQWYNMQADLPNPLPPPLNPATGEPIGPEALAPIFPMELIKQEVSQERWIEIPDDILDVLKLWRPTPLHRAFRLEEALKTPARIYYKNESLSPPGSHKPNTAVAQAYYNKQEGVKRIATETGAGQWGSALAFACCLFGLKCTVYMVKVSYEQKPYRRSLMHTWGAEVFASPTNLTNAGRSILAKNPDSPGSLGIAISEAVEDAATHEDTKYSLGSVLNHVLLHQTIIGLETKKQLALVNEKPDILIGCVGGGSNFAGFVFPFVKDKLDGKSDIRFIAVEPTACPSLTKGQYRYDFGDTAMMTPLLKMYTLGHSFVPPGIHAGGLRYHGDAPLLCALVKERVIEAVAVKQIPVFEAAKLFAQTEGILPAPETSHAIRVAIDEAIKCRETGEKKVIVFNFSGHGHFDLGAYDKFLAGQLEDFEYSKEMVDKALAELPVINKF
- a CDS encoding ATP-binding protein, producing the protein MPKKKSDIILSTEIQATLEKLYAAKQELERKVQTLYRVNDFMASVTDLKKLLTLIMEESKDIVEAEASSLLLYDAKTDELYFDVAKGGKEEEIKQIRLRMGEGIAGTVAKTRKELVVNDVKKDKRFAQRVDKATKFETRNILAVPMIRKDRLIGVVEAINKKNQGQFTDKDTAILRVLADLAAIAIENAQLYAAKVHAERLAAMGEAVAGLAHYIKNVLSGVKGGMELVETAIKNHNQQLLEESWTILKNSNMKIAKLIADMLNYSKDRKPEYKLCSLNKIIEDTLMTTQKKAKERNVILQTQLDPNMPAQVCVDPTGINDILLNLIFNAVDAIDHGHGKITISSKYDTTTDQIQLSVTDNGTGIPPHIVSRIFDPFFSTKGSGGTGLGLAVTQKIVNEHNGTISVKSVLNKGTTFTITIPAKRT